One window of Leucoraja erinacea ecotype New England chromosome 37, Leri_hhj_1, whole genome shotgun sequence genomic DNA carries:
- the LOC129713876 gene encoding histone H1.0-like yields the protein MADNSTGKTKRGKAAKKLPTHPKYSEMIIGVITDSASRSGLSRQAIQKLVKSQYKLADNADGQIKLSLVKLVTKGVLEKTKGVGASGSFKISKGGEPQKAVKKVKKPVRKTASPKKPVKAKKPTKPLTKAKKTKVHKAVKKAAGAAKGAKKAKPAKTKVLKAKPVKRGAKKAKSSKPRAKTSAKKMAPKKK from the coding sequence ATGGCTGACAACTCCACTGGGAAGACCAAACGTGGCAAAGCAGCAAAGAaactccccacacaccccaaaTACTCTGAGATGATCATTGGGGTGATCACTGATTCTGCCAGCCGCTCCGGCCTGTCCCGCCAAGCCATCCAGAAGCTGGTCAAGAGTCAGTACAAGCTTGCGGACAATGCTGACGGTCAGATTAAGCTGTCGCTGGTCAAGCTGGTGACCAAGGGGGTCCTGGAGAAGACCAAAGGCGTGGGCGCCTCGGGCTCCTTCAAGATATCCAAGGGCGGCGAGCCCCAGAAGGCGGTCAAGAAGGTAAAGAAGCCGGTGAGGAAGACGGCCTCCCCCAAGAAGCCGGTCAAAGCCAAGAAGCCGACCAAACCCTTGACCAAGGCCAAAAAGACCAAGGTGCACAAAGCAGTGAAGAAGGCGGCAGGTGCAGCCAAGGGCGCCAAGAAAGCCAAGCCGGCAAAAACGAAGGTGTTAAAGGCCAAGCCGGTGAAGAGGGGAGCCAAGAAAGCCAAAAGCTCCAAGCCTCGTGCCAAAACCAGCGCAAAGAAAATGGCTCCCAAAAAGAAATGA